The window AATTTCAAGAGTGGGGTCCAAGCGCTCCAGTGCGGCTCCGTGCGAGGCGCTTCGCACGCCAATGCTGAAATGATACCCACATTCCCTGGCCAGTCTGGCCTCGCGCTGTAGCTCCGCTATCTGCTTTCTGAGCACGATGTCTCGCAGGTCGGGCGAGTACGTGTCGAAGTTGTCGGTCTTGACCTCCCACAGCACGCGCGCGCGGGGTTGAAGTGCGTCGAAGCGCTTCCCGTTGACGAGCACGTCCGAGCCAGGGAAGCCATTCAGCGGAACCCTGTCGGCGCACTGGTTGTGCAGGGCATCGCCCCCCAGGTGCGGCACGGGCTCCGCATCCTCGGAGTAGGGCCGCCGCAGCTCATAGGCCTCCAACTCCTCGTGGATGGCGACGGCCACCACCACGGCGCCGATGATGACCACCGCTCCCACGAGGATGTACGGCTGGGACAAGAGGCAGATGCCGACCATCGCGGGCACCGCCACCGCGCCCGCCGAGGCCACCGTGCAGCGACGCTCGGGGTCGTGGAAGCGGACTTTGCGAGTGTCGAGTGTGTGAAAGCACCGCTCCACGAGTACGGGCCAGGGATGGGAGGCCTCCTGGACGACGCAGCGCCCCTCGTCCCTCCAGGGCAGGGCTGCCGCTCTCTGGAGGTTGGCCATACTTGGGCTGCGGGCCACCGGCTCGCCTGGGCGAGGCTCCGTCGTCGCGCAGGCGGAGAGAAGGAGCAGCAGTGCGATGCAGGAGCGGAAACGCATGGCCACGTCCTCTCCAGTCAAGCCAGGGAGCCGTGGGTCAAGGCTGGCCGATTCTGGAGTATGCCAGCAGCCCTGACGGCGAGGATGCTCGGAGCGTGTCGGAAGTTGCTGGAGGGAGTGCTCCAGAAGTAGAGGGTTCTGCCGATCGGCCTGTGGATTTCCTGCATCATTTCCGACCGCGTCGGCTCATTGGATTCGGAGGTAGGGGGTACGCCGCGTGGCCGACACACGCGGCTGGCCGCCTATCTACAGGAACGCACCGGCCTGCAAGTCAGTGCCTGACAGGGGGAGAGCTGTTGCGCTGCCACGGCTTCGTCTGGCGCCGCATCAACTGACGACGCGTCATGATCCGCTCATCTCGTGCACGTCGATGCCGATGTACTCCCCTGCGAGCATCCACCTGTCCTGAGCTGTCGGGCTGGTGGACTACCCCGGAGGCAGTGCCCCGCCGATTCACACCATCCCACTTCGCGTTCTACCCGCCGAGCCCTGCATGGGGCCGGCGCCCACGAGACAGGTATCGGAGGATGTCATGCGGCAGATTCTTGGGTGGATCGCGGTGGTGGTCCTGTGCTGTGTCGCAGAAGCAGCGGCCGGGGAGGAGAAACCGGACGCGCGGCAACAGGAGGCGCAGAGAGCATATGACGAGGCGAAGAAGCTCGACGAGGCAGGCAAGTACGCCGAGGCTGTGGCGCAGGGCGAGCACGCGCTCGCGCTGCGGGAGGCTGTGCTCGGGGGCACGCATCTAGAAGTCGCCGACTGTCTGAACTTGCTCGGTAGGTTACACCTGCGCCAGGAGGACTTTGACCGAGCCGAGCCATTGCTTCAGCGCGCGCTCGCCATTCGCGAAGCGGCCCTCGGAAAGAACCATCCCGACGTCGCCAAGTCGCTCCACAACCTCGCTGTCCTCTACGCGGACCAGGGGTTGTACGGTCGGGCAGAGCCGCTCCACCAGCGCGCGCTCGCCATTCGCGAAGCGACCCACGGCAAGAGCCATCCCGACGTCGCCAGGTCGCTCAACAGCCTCGCTGTCCTCTACGCGGACCAGGGGTCGTACGGCCGGGCCGAGCCGCTCCACCAGCGCGCGCTCGCCATCTGGGAAGCGGCCCTCGGCAAGAACCATCCCGACGTCGCCAACTCGCTCAACAACCTCGCTGTCCTCTACGACAACCAGGGGTTGTACAGCCGGGCCGAGCCGCTCTACGAGCGCGCGCTCGCCATCTGGGAAGCGGCCCTCGGCAAGAACCATCCCGACGTCGCCAACTTGCTCAACAACCTCGCTGTCCTCTACGACAACCAGGGGTTGTACGGCCGGGCCGAGCCGCTCCATGTGCGCGCGCTCGCCATCCGGGAAGCGGTCCTCGGCAAGAACCATTCCGACGTCGCCACCTCGCTCCACAACCTCGCCAACCTCTACGACAACCAGGGGTTGTACGGCCGGGCCGAGCCCCTCTATGCGCGCTCGCTCGCCATTTGGGAAGCGGCCCTCGGCAAGGACCATCCCCTCGTCGCCACCTCGCTCAACAACCTCGCCAACCTCTATGCGATTCAGGGGCTGTACGGCCGGGCCGAGCCCCTCTTCCAGCGCTCGCTCGCCATTCGCGAAGCGACCGTCGGCAAGAACCATCCCCTCGTCGCCGTGTCACTCAACAACCTCGCCTCCTTCTACAAGAAACAGAAGGCGTACGGCCAGGCCGTGC of the Pyxidicoccus trucidator genome contains:
- a CDS encoding DUF6310 domain-containing protein, translated to MRFRSCIALLLLLSACATTEPRPGEPVARSPSMANLQRAAALPWRDEGRCVVQEASHPWPVLVERCFHTLDTRKVRFHDPERRCTVASAGAVAVPAMVGICLLSQPYILVGAVVIIGAVVVAVAIHEELEAYELRRPYSEDAEPVPHLGGDALHNQCADRVPLNGFPGSDVLVNGKRFDALQPRARVLWEVKTDNFDTYSPDLRDIVLRKQIAELQREARLARECGYHFSIGVRSASHGAALERLDPTLEIVVMDWC